Below is a window of Holophagales bacterium DNA.
GTGCAGTTTGAGGTCTTGCGGGCAGGTCCCTGAAGAGCTTCAGGAGAAGGATGCATCACTCGCCGATGGCATCACTATGCTGACAGATATTCCACGCGAGGCGACGAAGACATCTTCGTATCGTCCCGCTGGAGAGTTCGCAGCGGGCCTCATTATCGAGAGCTCTTCCGGCGCTCGCGAGCAGTACGTCATCGGGTACACGCAGTCTGCTGACCTAGAAGTTGTGATCAGCGACGGACACGTGACGTATCAAGAGACGGGCTTCCTTTCAATCCAAAGCGGTGGAGAGGCTGGGCGTATTGGACCCGCCACCCTCGCACAGCTCCCACAGGATCGGCTCTGGAATGATCGAGACGTTTCGGACGAGAAGAACCTCCCGTCAGACGGAGAGGTCGATACTGCGGCGAATGCGACGAGTACACCCTACAGAATTACATTCAAACGATAGAGCTCCTGATCCGTGGGTACACGAAGACGGCTCTGGAGCTCGCACCATGCACGGAAGCAACGGGGGTGGTACGCCGGGAGCGACCTAAGAAAGCTTGATTGTTCTACGGGAGGCGAGACATGGCGCGAAACGCGAACGCTGTACTTCGTCGAAGGTCGCCTCCTTGGATCTGCTCTTGATCGCGAGCAGATTGACGGGACGTATGGCTCGCAATACCGCCGCGTTCGCTCTCGCACCCAAGAGGCAAGCACGTACTTCCATGGGGAGGCGGACGTGAGCGACGCTACGACGATAGAGCTCCTGTCAGCGCTCCGTACTAGCCTCGCCGACCCGTCGCGCGCTCATGCAACGGCAGCAGCGCCCCTATGAGATGCCTCCCGGCGTGGCTCTCCATGTTGAACCGCCATAGCCATACGGCCGTGTGCAGCGCATCGTCGTCGCCCCGGTCGAAGAGCGCGAGCGGACCTGCGACGTCCTCGTATACGCTCGAGAGGTCTTCATAGATAGACCCTGCGACCGGCGCCTCGTCTTCGAACGGATCGAAGACCATCCAGTACGCTTGGTCCCCTACTGCCCGTTCTATCTCTGCCGAGAGCTTTACGTGCACTCCGGACTCTTTCGTTTCGCCCGGATCCGTCTCCGGCAAACGCATACTCAGTTCATAGAGCCGAGCGAGCTGCGTGGCGCATACCCGCGGGAAGTCTTCGACGGCTTTAGGAGCCTCGATCAGCTCGATGTACGCCCGCACTTCCTTCACGAACGCCTGCACGACCGCGTTGTCTCGCAGATTCTCCATCGCTCCTACGGTACGCCGAGGATGCTTGCGCCGCGAGAGCGACAGACTCCAACGCTCCTGCCCCCACGCAACCCTAGAGGCGTTTGCCCTAGCACCTGGTAAAGTGGTTGCGCATTTGCACCTACTGCTTAAGTGAGTACGAAGCTAGTCGCCTCCGTTCGCGTCAATACAGGCAAGACTCGTCATTACGTGGCGGGAGAGTCTGGGATACAAGAGATCTCGACAGCCATCTCGGTGCGAATCGAATCTTGTGATAGTGCGTTCTATCTCTTCCGGCTTGATGCCGAAGGCCACATTGTCGCAGACACATGGCACCAAACCATTCAAGAAGCTAAGGCACAGGCAGCTTTTGAGTACGAGATTCAAGAGGGCGATTGGAGCGTAGCTGCTGACCCAGATGATAATGCTCTCAACACTTCAGGTACGGGCGAATAGCGCCGATCGTCGCGTCGTCTCCAACTATGTGCAACGCACCTTTGCGCTTGTTTCACTTGTCACGCTGGCTCTCTTCACGAGTGCGTGCGCACGTGCCAACGCACTCGTGACCGTTCAGAATGCATCTCCGGAGACAATACAGAATGCGACTATTGTGGTGAGCGGCGAGGAGATTCAGATACGTGCGTTGAAACCGAATGAGTCAACGACGAGGAAATACACGATTGGAGTCGAATCTGATTTCGCCGTGCGCGTCGTATTTGCCGATGGCCGCACCCTCGTTCGTAACGTGGGCTACGCGGATGCCGGGCTGAATACGCACGACTACCTGACGATCTCCGCCGACGATGTCACGTACTCTTCTACACTCGAAGGGTCGAGCCAGTCGGAACGCTGAAGTGCCTGCTGCCGTATGCCATTTGGCCTAGCCACGCACGCTTTCCCGTTCGGGTCCTTCATTCGGCGCGTCTTCGGCGAAACAGGCCACGCTCCACCCCTACCGTACCGGTGTTCTACTTCGTTAGACTGCAGACAGAATGATCTCCTTCGTCTCACTCCCATGCGGCGCACGGTTCCATGAAGCCTTCACCGCTCATGTGCCTTCCGTGACGAGCAAGGAGGGTCTTATCCTCGAGGTGTCAACGCGCCTCCATTTCCCGCTGAAATGCGGAATGAACTGGGATGCTCTCAATGACATCCTCTCTTACACGTACTGGCTCGAGGAACGCCGCGTAGTCATCGTTCATGACGAGCGCCCGGAGCTGACGCGGGAAGAGCTGGCTATTTACCTCGGGGTACTGCGCCATGTGATGGCCGATACTCTCGTCTACGAGGGACGCGCGTACGACGAGATCGACGTCGTGTTCCCTCTCGAGGCGTACGACAGCGTCCAGCACGCTATCGTCGACTCGATCCGGCGCGATGAACTCCGCGGAAGTCTGTAACCTCGCTCGTACAATTATTGTCTTGGCCGCCCACCGTGCGCAGAATCGCCGCTCGCTGTACGATTCCTATGTCATT
It encodes the following:
- a CDS encoding DUF5063 domain-containing protein → MENLRDNAVVQAFVKEVRAYIELIEAPKAVEDFPRVCATQLARLYELSMRLPETDPGETKESGVHVKLSAEIERAVGDQAYWMVFDPFEDEAPVAGSIYEDLSSVYEDVAGPLALFDRGDDDALHTAVWLWRFNMESHAGRHLIGALLPLHERATGRRG
- a CDS encoding barstar family protein translates to MISFVSLPCGARFHEAFTAHVPSVTSKEGLILEVSTRLHFPLKCGMNWDALNDILSYTYWLEERRVVIVHDERPELTREELAIYLGVLRHVMADTLVYEGRAYDEIDVVFPLEAYDSVQHAIVDSIRRDELRGSL